In Anaerolineales bacterium, the following proteins share a genomic window:
- a CDS encoding NAD(P)-dependent alcohol dehydrogenase, producing MSRDTRQDVKRFKKGDQVFGYPGLSFGAYAEYACLPETGAVALKPVNLSYEEAVTLPYGAIMTTSLLEKANIQCGQKVLINGASGGIGSMAVQLAKYYGAEVTGVCGTPRLEFVKSLGADKVIDYTREDFTQNGETYDLIFDILGKSSFSKVKRSLKPNGIYLLASFKMKALLDMLWTSLTGSKQKIICAFANETPESLTFIKNLVEERKVKAIVDKSFPLEQAAEAHWYVEQGRKQGNVVIAI from the coding sequence ATGTCAAGGGATACTCGCCAAGATGTAAAACGGTTCAAGAAAGGCGATCAGGTTTTTGGATATCCTGGTCTGAGTTTTGGCGCCTATGCAGAGTATGCCTGCCTGCCCGAAACCGGAGCGGTAGCGCTCAAACCTGTCAACCTGAGCTATGAAGAGGCAGTTACCTTGCCATACGGGGCGATCATGACAACGAGTCTGCTGGAGAAGGCAAACATTCAGTGCGGACAGAAAGTTCTCATCAACGGCGCATCGGGCGGCATCGGCTCGATGGCGGTCCAACTCGCCAAATATTACGGTGCGGAAGTGACGGGCGTGTGCGGCACGCCAAGGCTGGAATTCGTGAAATCCCTCGGCGCGGATAAGGTCATTGACTACACCCGGGAAGACTTCACCCAAAACGGTGAGACCTACGACCTGATCTTTGACATCCTCGGCAAGAGTTCATTTTCAAAGGTCAAACGCTCGCTCAAGCCAAACGGAATTTATCTGTTAGCCAGTTTCAAGATGAAGGCGCTACTTGATATGCTGTGGACTTCGCTCACGGGCAGCAAACAGAAGATCATCTGCGCCTTTGCAAATGAAACGCCTGAAAGCCTGACCTTCATCAAAAATCTGGTCGAAGAAAGAAAGGTGAAAGCCATCGTTGATAAATCCTTTCCGCTGGAGCAAGCCGCCGAGGCGCACTGGTATGTGGAGCAGGGTCGCAAGCAGGGGAATGTGGTCATCGCAATTTAA
- a CDS encoding isoprenylcysteine carboxylmethyltransferase family protein, which produces MDTKIIIIMGYSYLYCFFEVFINIRQRSKSKVVTSSDKNSLRLLYSLITVGYAVSFSIGATRMGRIYDWNTFFAIGMTLAVAGFVIRIHSIVMLKQYFTYSVTKVENHKIIETGLYKFIRHPGYLGQLIIFAGISISISNWLSILTMMIPVTLGYLYRIKVEEAFMLEELGESYLNYQTRTKRIIPMFY; this is translated from the coding sequence ATGGATACGAAAATAATAATCATCATGGGCTATTCATATTTATATTGCTTCTTTGAAGTTTTCATAAACATAAGGCAAAGAAGCAAAAGCAAGGTTGTAACATCGAGTGATAAAAATAGTTTGAGGTTATTGTATAGCCTCATTACGGTAGGTTATGCCGTGTCATTCTCAATAGGGGCAACCAGGATGGGGCGGATCTATGATTGGAACACCTTTTTTGCAATCGGCATGACATTGGCCGTGGCAGGGTTTGTCATCCGAATTCATTCCATTGTGATGTTGAAACAATACTTCACTTATTCCGTTACCAAAGTGGAAAACCATAAGATCATTGAAACAGGCTTGTACAAATTCATCAGGCATCCTGGGTATCTTGGGCAGCTGATTATATTCGCTGGAATTTCCATTTCGATATCGAATTGGTTATCCATTCTAACCATGATGATTCCCGTTACGCTTGGATATCTCTACCGTATAAAAGTAGAGGAGGCATTCATGCTTGAAGAGTTGGGAGAATCTTATTTGAATTATCAAACACGGACAAAAAGAATCATCCCGATGTTCTATTGA
- a CDS encoding DUF333 domain-containing protein has translation MKKFLAFTIMLMALTACVTPRIQSSEPTATGMPQANMPNPASVYCEQNGGKLEIVTAADGSQSGQCVFPDGSVCDEWAYYRGECGLATQTNPTSVMTVESTTEEQASGGYMPPGTTEEIADWWGVIKSTEPGAQFDDYFERQDLGQVIYFGIDSMDPAVQSQIESLRDSGKIVHLYGTLVSNVPDYNGSQVLVDRIEVEE, from the coding sequence ATGAAAAAGTTCCTTGCGTTCACAATCATGTTGATGGCACTGACAGCCTGCGTGACACCCCGGATCCAGTCATCCGAACCAACTGCTACGGGTATGCCCCAGGCGAATATGCCCAACCCCGCCTCGGTCTATTGCGAACAGAACGGCGGCAAACTTGAAATCGTCACCGCCGCCGATGGCAGTCAAAGTGGACAATGTGTTTTTCCCGATGGCAGCGTTTGTGACGAGTGGGCTTACTACCGGGGCGAGTGTGGTCTCGCAACACAGACCAACCCCACGTCTGTCATGACCGTTGAGTCAACCACAGAAGAACAAGCATCAGGCGGTTACATGCCACCGGGTACCACAGAAGAGATAGCGGATTGGTGGGGCGTCATCAAGAGTACGGAGCCTGGCGCGCAGTTCGATGATTACTTCGAGCGGCAGGATTTGGGACAGGTCATCTACTTTGGGATCGATTCTATGGACCCGGCAGTCCAATCCCAGATCGAGTCCCTGCGCGACAGTGGCAAGATCGTCCACCTTTATGGAACTTTAGTCAGCAATGTGCCGGACTACAACGGTTCACAGGTCCTGGTGGATCGCATCGAGGTTGAAGAGTAA
- a CDS encoding CPBP family glutamic-type intramembrane protease gives MISWAVWMPALLGSHDLIAFKIAPTLSGLLGAIGPSLAALITIAIYDGKPGFRDWLKRLLTWRVGLRWYLFVLLWASSLSLTVTVGSILLGSPAPDFTQLPFVEVFADLPPALANLSPFIFLPFFFFQQLLFGSSMGEEPGWRGYALPRMRFQHGSWRAGILLGLLWGLWHLPLWLTKGNAAQETFIVWHYLELVATSVLFEWVYKNTQGSLLLALLFHASIGVTGLFLASVELYPWMSATLSWGVALLAMRLSQNANGYKALGLKSI, from the coding sequence TTGATCTCCTGGGCAGTGTGGATGCCCGCCTTACTGGGTTCGCACGATCTCATCGCATTCAAGATTGCCCCAACATTGAGCGGGTTGCTGGGAGCGATTGGTCCGTCCTTGGCGGCGTTGATCACAATTGCGATCTATGATGGCAAACCAGGTTTCCGCGACTGGCTCAAGCGCCTGTTGACGTGGCGGGTCGGACTCCGCTGGTATCTGTTCGTGTTGCTATGGGCTTCGAGTCTCTCCTTGACTGTGACCGTCGGTTCGATCCTGCTCGGTAGCCCAGCGCCTGATTTTACACAGCTGCCATTTGTAGAAGTCTTTGCAGATCTTCCGCCTGCGCTCGCCAATCTCAGTCCGTTTATCTTTTTACCCTTTTTCTTTTTCCAACAATTGCTTTTTGGTAGTTCAATGGGAGAAGAACCCGGCTGGCGTGGGTACGCTTTACCGCGCATGCGTTTCCAACACGGCAGTTGGCGGGCTGGCATCCTTCTGGGATTGTTGTGGGGATTATGGCATCTGCCGCTTTGGCTAACCAAAGGCAACGCCGCCCAGGAAACTTTCATTGTCTGGCATTATCTTGAACTGGTCGCCACTTCAGTTCTGTTTGAATGGGTGTACAAAAACACACAGGGGAGTTTACTTCTTGCCCTCCTGTTCCACGCCTCCATTGGCGTCACTGGACTCTTCCTCGCCTCAGTCGAATTGTATCCCTGGATGTCCGCAACGCTCAGTTGGGGCGTCGCCCTGCTCGCAATGAGATTATCGCAGAACGCCAATGGATATAAAGCGCTTGGTCTCAAGTCAATATAA
- a CDS encoding DUF4386 family protein produces the protein MQRHQIKLQQIGGTAALINVAVTTVTLIVALGFIGAAALADPNKLMELAVRNPIPLIVQDALKVVSAGIAVVLILVFHSRLQNDFPRLIQTTSCFGFLSVICLLINAGLSLALVTQAVNVPQEQTGLNSLPSMLLDRRGTADLAVQGSLNGLINLLGMAVILVNGLWYLLISWASLKTNRLPRWINYLGLAMGGLSLLPPLGIFVLVLGIPWSFGLGRALLNKEMA, from the coding sequence ATGCAAAGACATCAGATTAAGCTTCAACAAATTGGCGGAACAGCCGCATTGATTAACGTGGCTGTCACGACGGTAACTCTCATCGTCGCGCTTGGGTTTATTGGTGCAGCCGCGCTTGCCGACCCAAACAAACTGATGGAGCTTGCTGTCCGTAATCCAATTCCATTAATCGTTCAAGATGCGTTAAAGGTTGTCTCCGCTGGGATTGCCGTTGTCTTAATTTTGGTTTTCCACAGCCGATTGCAGAACGATTTTCCCAGGTTGATTCAAACCACCTCCTGTTTTGGTTTCCTATCTGTAATATGCCTACTGATCAACGCTGGATTGAGTCTGGCTCTCGTGACACAAGCCGTAAATGTTCCTCAGGAACAAACCGGGCTGAATTCCCTGCCATCCATGTTGCTCGACCGCCGAGGAACAGCAGACTTAGCTGTGCAAGGGTCATTGAACGGATTAATCAATCTGTTGGGAATGGCTGTGATCCTCGTCAATGGTTTATGGTATTTGCTGATCAGTTGGGCATCCTTGAAAACGAACCGCCTGCCACGATGGATTAACTATCTTGGATTGGCAATGGGCGGTCTAAGCCTCCTGCCCCCGCTCGGAATCTTTGTTTTGGTTCTTGGCATCCCCTGGTCATTTGGGTTGGGCAGAGCGCTGTTGAACAAGGAAATGGCATAG